A stretch of the Xanthocytophaga agilis genome encodes the following:
- a CDS encoding TonB-dependent receptor translates to MQGNKNSLLLSLTLSLFGILSIIQLVTAQSTGNLKGRIIEQSTKQPLAGVSVLLDNTTFGAVTDTAGIFSIKTIPAGSYSLTISMVGFQTKKINEITITSNKTYYSEFELLEDIGQLSEVTVVSFKGENNPLTPVSSYSFSREEIFRSPGAQGDIMRALSVLPGVVSSGAQFSAIAARGQGTQDNIYMVDDMPMFNLSHLEAEGFNSGFNDPNGGRFSIFAPRIIDNVQFQNGGFDAVYGRKSSSYLSLGIKEGNKASWSFGGQFDLLGATLIADGPISPKTSLFTSGRYHNFAALQNVLNIQNPSFISFGDYLLKTTTQINVKNKLSLVVMYNPESTHRNIDAIGGETNLNEDNSAGTVLWNHRGSKAIAGFNLQTLTSTSSYWKNILYYRSSTVDNNFGRFSPSLSSGGDIINPRSGRYEDKLRSIKNNQQEIGYRSIYTKHYDNLTVTAGIDAMVLNLDYRRTLSRIDTVYTFRSTDVRPSPSQYYQIVDPSQFNSVYNKSTFNGSGYIALSWTISPRFTLNPGIRYDFTGFSDEHTVSPRLSGSFALNDKHSINFATGLYYQDAAYADVAGQSEKNKINNERVIQSILGYKLQFSPDLKLVVEGWHKQFNNLVVQPNRMQSFLTNTGDGYAYGADISLVKRLSRKYYGQIGYSYMVSKRDDHTTLGEYNYIFSIPHTLNILASYKPTDKWIFSGKFRYSTGRPTDEYIVYSDVLNDPNKIRYGQQITAVNGRRLADYFSLDIRVDYYVPMKRGTFSAFLDLVNVTNRFNVNSEIFLPETGRTFNIGLGVFPTFGVRVDL, encoded by the coding sequence ATGCAAGGAAACAAGAATAGTCTATTGCTTAGCCTCACGCTTAGCCTGTTTGGCATCTTATCAATTATCCAACTGGTAACCGCCCAATCAACGGGTAATCTAAAGGGTAGAATCATTGAACAATCTACCAAACAACCACTTGCAGGGGTAAGTGTATTACTGGACAATACCACATTTGGTGCAGTTACCGATACCGCCGGGATATTTTCAATCAAAACGATCCCAGCCGGATCTTACTCGCTTACTATCTCGATGGTTGGCTTTCAAACAAAAAAAATTAACGAAATTACGATTACCTCCAATAAAACGTATTATTCAGAATTTGAACTTTTAGAAGACATCGGGCAACTCAGTGAAGTTACGGTAGTTTCATTCAAAGGTGAGAATAATCCGTTGACACCCGTTTCCTCTTATTCTTTTTCAAGAGAAGAAATTTTTCGAAGCCCAGGGGCTCAAGGTGACATTATGAGGGCCTTATCTGTGCTACCAGGTGTAGTGAGTAGCGGTGCTCAGTTTTCAGCCATTGCTGCCAGAGGACAAGGTACTCAGGATAATATTTATATGGTAGATGATATGCCCATGTTTAATCTGTCTCATTTAGAAGCCGAGGGATTTAACTCGGGTTTCAATGATCCGAATGGCGGCAGGTTTAGCATTTTTGCGCCAAGAATTATCGACAACGTGCAATTTCAAAACGGTGGCTTTGATGCTGTTTATGGGAGGAAATCATCATCCTATCTAAGTCTTGGTATCAAAGAGGGCAACAAAGCATCCTGGTCTTTCGGCGGGCAGTTTGATTTGCTTGGTGCCACATTGATTGCTGACGGGCCGATCTCACCAAAAACAAGCCTATTTACTTCCGGACGCTATCATAATTTTGCAGCCCTGCAAAATGTACTCAACATACAAAACCCCAGTTTTATAAGTTTTGGTGATTATCTTCTAAAGACGACAACCCAGATTAATGTAAAGAATAAGCTCTCACTCGTAGTTATGTATAATCCTGAAAGCACCCACCGGAATATAGATGCTATTGGCGGAGAGACTAACCTTAATGAGGATAACAGTGCGGGCACTGTACTGTGGAATCATCGGGGAAGCAAAGCGATTGCAGGTTTTAACCTGCAAACATTAACCAGTACGAGCAGCTACTGGAAAAATATATTGTATTACCGATCCTCTACCGTGGATAATAATTTTGGAAGATTTTCCCCCTCACTCAGTTCCGGAGGCGATATCATTAATCCCAGATCCGGAAGATACGAGGATAAGCTCAGAAGCATTAAAAACAATCAGCAGGAAATAGGTTACCGCTCTATTTATACAAAACATTACGATAATCTGACGGTAACGGCTGGAATAGATGCCATGGTACTGAACCTTGACTACCGGAGAACGCTCAGTCGTATTGACACCGTCTATACCTTCCGAAGTACGGATGTCAGGCCGAGCCCGTCACAATACTATCAGATAGTAGATCCCTCCCAATTCAATTCGGTCTATAACAAAAGTACCTTCAATGGCTCAGGTTACATTGCTTTGTCTTGGACAATTTCCCCACGCTTCACCCTTAATCCTGGTATACGTTATGATTTTACAGGCTTCTCTGATGAGCATACCGTTTCGCCTCGTCTCAGTGGATCGTTTGCGTTGAATGACAAGCACAGCATTAATTTTGCAACTGGCCTGTATTATCAGGATGCGGCTTATGCTGATGTTGCCGGCCAATCAGAAAAGAATAAGATTAATAATGAAAGAGTTATACAATCCATTTTAGGGTATAAACTTCAATTCTCACCAGATCTCAAACTGGTTGTGGAGGGTTGGCACAAACAATTTAACAACCTTGTGGTGCAACCCAACCGCATGCAAAGTTTTCTGACAAATACTGGAGATGGCTATGCGTATGGTGCCGATATTAGCCTGGTTAAAAGATTATCCCGCAAATACTATGGCCAGATCGGCTACTCATATATGGTAAGCAAAAGGGATGACCATACTACGTTAGGAGAATACAACTACATCTTCAGCATTCCACACACACTCAACATTCTTGCCAGTTACAAGCCTACTGACAAGTGGATATTCTCCGGGAAATTTCGTTACAGCACAGGTCGCCCGACAGATGAATACATAGTTTATTCGGATGTGCTCAACGATCCCAACAAAATTCGGTATGGCCAACAAATTACTGCTGTTAATGGCAGAAGGCTTGCCGACTACTTCAGCCTGGATATACGGGTAGATTACTACGTTCCCATGAAACGTGGTACGTTCTCCGCCTTCCTTGACCTGGTCAATGTCACCAACCGGTTCAATGTAAACTCAGAGATTTTTTTACCGGAAACAGGCCGAACTTTCAATATTGGACTGGGCGTATTCCCAACGTTTGGAGTAAGGGTAGATCTATAA
- a CDS encoding SDR family oxidoreductase — protein MELTNNTVLITGGTSGFGYEFAARLIELGNTVIITGRNVQKLQETKQKLPVVHTIQSDVSKPGEISHLYNRVISEFPQLNILINNAGEMRKLSLHHNHDLTDLTREIEINLMGPIRMVQEFLPHLRIQKNAVILNVTSGIALMPLPIAPIYSASKSGLRWYTQALRVQLKNTRIKVIELVAPGSSTPLNEKFRNEEGFDSNRLMAPEKIVEQAIKGMKSDKDEIYPGLAKVIQIVSRIAPKFIMAQAGKMGASFMYANQ, from the coding sequence ATGGAACTAACCAATAATACCGTCCTGATTACAGGCGGAACAAGTGGTTTTGGATATGAGTTTGCCGCCAGACTCATTGAATTGGGGAATACCGTGATCATTACTGGCAGAAACGTCCAAAAACTTCAGGAAACAAAACAGAAACTGCCTGTAGTACATACCATACAAAGTGATGTGAGCAAACCTGGAGAGATCAGCCATTTGTATAACAGAGTTATCAGTGAATTCCCACAGCTTAATATACTGATCAACAATGCCGGAGAAATGCGCAAGCTGAGTTTGCATCATAACCACGACCTGACTGACCTTACCCGGGAAATAGAAATTAACTTAATGGGACCTATACGCATGGTACAGGAGTTTTTGCCACATTTGCGAATACAGAAAAATGCTGTCATTCTCAATGTAACTTCGGGCATCGCCCTTATGCCTCTTCCCATAGCGCCCATCTACAGTGCCAGTAAGTCAGGCCTTCGCTGGTACACTCAAGCATTGCGGGTACAGTTAAAAAATACCCGGATTAAAGTGATTGAGCTAGTAGCCCCTGGCAGTTCGACACCATTAAACGAAAAGTTCAGGAATGAAGAAGGATTTGATTCCAACAGGTTGATGGCACCTGAAAAAATTGTGGAGCAGGCAATCAAAGGAATGAAAAGTGATAAAGACGAAATATATCCCGGACTGGCAAAAGTGATACAAATAGTGAGCCGAATTGCCCCCAAATTCATAATGGCACAGGCTGGAAAGATGGGAGCTTCATTCATGTATGCCAATCAATAG
- a CDS encoding DUF2147 domain-containing protein: protein MKRITWLAGVLWTLVVSSSAQSLSADKIIGIWLTEDKDLKIETFKSGNTYNLKAVLKSTDTLETRGYKGVPMMGKTFKWTRQQ from the coding sequence ATGAAAAGAATCACCTGGCTGGCTGGTGTCCTATGGACTTTAGTGGTCAGCTCGTCTGCTCAGTCTTTGTCAGCAGACAAAATCATTGGCATATGGCTAACAGAAGACAAAGATTTGAAAATAGAGACTTTCAAATCAGGGAATACCTATAACCTGAAAGCTGTACTGAAAAGTACGGACACTCTTGAAACACGAGGCTATAAAGGTGTTCCCATGATGGGTAAAACATTTAAATGGACACGGCAACAATGA
- a CDS encoding MFS transporter — translation MSGWRRMALLTTLLLVSIFSQIDRILPFILAESIKVDLRLSDTQLGLITGLAFSLCYSLASLPLARMADKGWANRILLGCILLWSVMTSLGGWATGFVTLALSRVGVALGEAGGTPASHALIVQKIPSQIRGRAIGLFAMGIPLGTMLGFAIGGWASDTIGWRYALFSAGMFGLVIVILVLLFIGKSSTIEQSKNDNFFAASRVLLSKPAFAWMFIAANLLGFASAPFYAFGAPFLIRTHGLTASQVGISFGLLQGLMGIAGTLLGGRIFDNAVNRGSGRLLNPPAIAFSIASMTTLVALFIPVSWLSIALLVPAMFSFAFLLPHAFGAGHLVAGPGQQALASGLLMLGSGLLPAALSPLLVGMISDIATAANHENGLQIGMLVVPVFSLLSGIVCFIVSRKIDTSLNT, via the coding sequence GTGTCTGGCTGGCGGAGAATGGCCTTATTAACTACCCTTCTGCTGGTAAGTATTTTTAGTCAGATAGACCGGATACTGCCTTTTATTCTGGCCGAATCTATCAAAGTCGATCTGCGGCTTAGCGATACACAGCTTGGATTGATAACCGGCTTAGCGTTTTCACTTTGTTATTCACTGGCATCTTTGCCACTGGCCCGTATGGCGGACAAGGGATGGGCCAACCGGATTTTGCTGGGGTGTATTTTGCTCTGGAGTGTGATGACAAGCCTTGGTGGCTGGGCAACCGGATTTGTTACACTGGCACTTTCACGGGTAGGCGTTGCGCTTGGCGAAGCAGGAGGAACACCCGCCAGCCATGCGCTGATTGTACAGAAAATTCCATCTCAGATCCGTGGACGGGCTATCGGTCTGTTTGCTATGGGTATTCCGTTGGGTACCATGCTGGGGTTTGCTATAGGTGGCTGGGCCAGTGACACGATAGGCTGGCGCTACGCGCTTTTTAGTGCAGGCATGTTCGGTCTGGTAATAGTGATTTTGGTATTGTTATTTATAGGTAAATCCAGCACGATAGAACAAAGTAAGAACGATAACTTTTTCGCAGCAAGCAGAGTCCTATTATCAAAGCCTGCATTCGCCTGGATGTTTATAGCTGCTAACCTGTTGGGATTTGCATCTGCTCCTTTTTATGCGTTTGGTGCTCCGTTCCTGATTCGGACGCATGGGTTAACAGCAAGTCAGGTAGGTATTTCATTCGGACTCCTGCAAGGGCTGATGGGGATTGCGGGTACGCTTCTGGGCGGCCGAATTTTTGACAACGCCGTTAATCGTGGATCAGGCAGGTTACTGAATCCGCCAGCCATTGCCTTTAGCATAGCCTCAATGACCACTCTGGTAGCGCTGTTTATCCCAGTAAGCTGGCTATCTATAGCCTTGCTTGTACCTGCCATGTTTTCATTTGCCTTCCTGCTGCCGCACGCGTTTGGTGCAGGCCATTTGGTAGCTGGCCCGGGTCAGCAGGCATTAGCTTCCGGATTACTTATGTTGGGTTCGGGCCTGTTGCCAGCCGCATTGTCACCGCTTTTGGTGGGAATGATCAGTGATATTGCCACGGCTGCAAATCATGAAAATGGCTTGCAGATAGGTATGCTCGTGGTGCCGGTATTCAGTCTGCTGTCGGGCATTGTCTGTTTCATTGTAAGCCGGAAGATAGATACTTCTTTGAATACATAA
- a CDS encoding class I SAM-dependent methyltransferase has product METYHDYVIKDGKFIGKFDEMYAKFDDPWTQSLQPNKYSRIAGILHLKAHNIRSVLECGCGLGYYANWIRQETNITPKSIDISPMAIERARKTFPNLDFEISNIVSDLTNYKNYDCVLFSEIVWYILPDLDNVLKTLQKHFADKYLIVNQVFYKGSQKYGNAYFTNLQEFINYVPFTLLGRCEATLRQETTVETSTIFKISKAQ; this is encoded by the coding sequence ATGGAAACATATCACGACTACGTAATCAAAGACGGGAAGTTTATTGGAAAGTTTGATGAAATGTATGCAAAATTTGATGATCCCTGGACACAATCCTTGCAACCCAATAAATATTCTCGAATAGCTGGTATTCTGCATTTGAAAGCACATAACATTCGCAGTGTACTCGAATGTGGCTGTGGATTGGGATATTATGCCAACTGGATACGGCAGGAAACTAATATCACTCCCAAAAGTATCGACATTTCTCCTATGGCGATAGAAAGAGCGAGAAAGACATTTCCAAACCTGGATTTTGAAATTTCCAACATTGTTTCTGACCTCACGAATTACAAAAATTACGATTGTGTGCTGTTTTCTGAAATTGTCTGGTATATACTTCCCGATCTGGACAACGTATTAAAAACACTCCAAAAGCACTTTGCTGACAAGTATCTTATTGTAAATCAGGTTTTCTACAAAGGTTCCCAAAAATACGGCAATGCATATTTCACCAATTTGCAGGAATTCATAAATTATGTGCCCTTCACTTTGTTGGGCCGGTGTGAAGCAACCCTGAGACAGGAGACAACCGTTGAAACGTCTACCATTTTTAAAATATCAAAAGCACAATGA
- a CDS encoding DoxX family protein, which yields MAVSIFLHVRHGWTALHFGNDPDQVKMMTELGVNKTYVPVIGVILLILAVLILLPQTFFIGNLLNAFSILIIMALALNANNVRMALIEIPFLALPLGLIWLKYPFQFTK from the coding sequence ATGGCAGTTTCCATTTTTTTACATGTGAGACATGGCTGGACAGCGTTGCATTTTGGCAATGATCCTGATCAGGTAAAAATGATGACAGAATTGGGTGTTAACAAAACATATGTTCCAGTGATAGGTGTAATCTTGCTCATCCTGGCTGTATTAATTTTGCTACCACAAACATTTTTTATTGGTAACTTGCTAAATGCTTTTTCTATTCTGATCATAATGGCGTTGGCATTAAATGCCAATAATGTCAGGATGGCATTGATTGAAATACCATTTCTGGCACTACCACTAGGGTTAATCTGGTTGAAATATCCTTTTCAATTCACAAAATAA
- a CDS encoding helix-turn-helix transcriptional regulator, producing METKKIIRIKTIHEGHRMQQLPMPAHPLISIIDTSDLKGAPGVSIVLDFYTISMKRNCDGFIYGHQPYDFDGGLMAFMGPNQVMQGRPGGPNPAMTGWMLFVHPDFLWNTPLAKKIKEYEYFSYAINEALFLSEKEEAIINEIIKNIKHESNANIDNFSQSIIIAHLETLFSYAERFYNRQFITRKKASHQLLNRLEELLTNYFNNEDLLSKGLPSVEYIANNLNVSPSYLSGLLKALTGQSTQQHIHEKLIEKAKERLSTTNLSISEIAYELGFEHPQSFSKLFKIKTNLSPIEFRQSFN from the coding sequence ATGGAGACTAAAAAGATCATTCGAATAAAAACGATACATGAAGGACATCGAATGCAGCAACTTCCGATGCCTGCCCATCCATTAATCAGCATCATCGATACTTCGGATTTGAAAGGTGCTCCGGGTGTCAGTATAGTATTGGATTTTTATACAATTTCCATGAAACGAAATTGTGACGGATTTATCTATGGGCATCAGCCCTATGACTTTGATGGAGGACTTATGGCATTTATGGGTCCAAACCAGGTGATGCAAGGAAGACCTGGCGGACCCAACCCTGCCATGACAGGCTGGATGTTGTTTGTGCATCCCGATTTTTTGTGGAATACACCACTTGCCAAAAAAATTAAGGAATATGAATACTTTAGCTATGCAATAAACGAGGCGTTGTTTTTATCTGAAAAAGAAGAAGCGATCATTAATGAGATTATCAAAAATATTAAGCACGAGTCTAATGCTAATATTGATAACTTTAGTCAGAGTATCATTATTGCGCATCTGGAAACCTTGTTTAGTTATGCTGAGCGGTTTTATAACCGACAATTTATTACTAGAAAAAAGGCCAGTCATCAACTTCTGAATCGTTTGGAAGAATTGCTTACCAATTACTTCAATAATGAGGATCTGCTATCAAAAGGATTACCCTCTGTTGAATATATTGCCAATAATTTAAACGTGTCACCCAGCTATTTAAGTGGTTTACTCAAAGCATTGACAGGGCAGAGTACTCAGCAGCATATTCATGAAAAACTGATTGAAAAGGCTAAGGAAAGATTGTCGACAACGAACCTTTCTATAAGCGAAATTGCTTACGAATTAGGATTTGAACATCCGCAATCTTTTTCAAAACTCTTTAAAATCAAAACTAATCTTTCGCCTATAGAATTCAGACAATCCTTTAATTAA
- a CDS encoding DUF4113 domain-containing protein: protein MAVIDKINACWGAGIVFLASNGTAQAWQMPSMMHKNHTKSLYEGHRKEDRIRMNKI from the coding sequence ATGGCGGTTATTGACAAGATTAATGCATGCTGGGGAGCAGGGATAGTGTTTCTGGCATCCAACGGAACAGCTCAAGCCTGGCAGATGCCTTCGATGATGCATAAAAATCACACAAAAAGCCTGTATGAAGGTCATAGAAAAGAGGATAGAATCAGAATGAATAAAATCTGA
- a CDS encoding MFS transporter, with protein MYLPGFPAIATCLHTDVAGVALSFSSFFIGLAAGQLLYGPLLDKFGRKKPLFVGLSIYIIVSIGCAMVTTLDELIVLRVIQAIGSCAAAVASMAMVRDLFPVNENAKVFALLMLVVGASPMVAPTIGGYVTAGPGWQWVFIILAMMAVFILVAVLLVLPDTYRLALLCH; from the coding sequence ATGTATTTGCCGGGATTTCCGGCTATTGCAACCTGTTTGCACACCGACGTGGCTGGTGTAGCACTATCATTCTCCAGCTTTTTTATTGGTCTGGCAGCGGGGCAACTATTGTACGGACCGCTATTAGACAAATTTGGACGTAAAAAGCCGTTGTTTGTTGGGTTAAGTATTTACATCATTGTCTCTATTGGCTGTGCGATGGTTACTACACTAGATGAACTGATTGTTTTGCGTGTGATTCAGGCTATAGGAAGTTGCGCGGCGGCGGTAGCATCTATGGCCATGGTACGCGACCTGTTTCCAGTCAATGAGAATGCCAAAGTTTTTGCGCTGCTCATGTTGGTAGTAGGTGCATCGCCCATGGTGGCCCCTACTATTGGTGGCTATGTAACGGCAGGACCCGGATGGCAGTGGGTATTTATCATACTAGCCATGATGGCTGTTTTTATTTTGGTAGCCGTACTTCTTGTGTTGCCAGATACCTATAGATTAGCACTATTATGTCACTAA
- a CDS encoding S9 family peptidase has product MHKKVIYLIIGLVSAGILWQCTSPKSKGENTDSASPPKQYTISQFMNTVRLSGSSFSPDESKLLFTSNQSGIFNAYEIALTGGTPKAQTESKTNSIFAISYFPTDERILFSSDKGGNEITNIYKKDMDGKITNLTPDTTAKSEFVGWSADKKSFFYVTNKRNPQFFDLYEMDVTQFQSKLIYKNEQGLDVGAISDDKRYLALYKSITTSNTDIYIYDAQTKKTSLITKHTGDVANSPQTFSPDNKKLYYTTDERSEFAYLKSYDLISGKAQKEAEEPWDISYMYFSKKGKYKVIGINNDAKTQIKIYTAVDNQLVKLPSLPAGEITGVTISDSEKQMAFYVSSSKSPNSLYVYNFETTEYKELINAMNKEIAATDLIEGEVVRFKSYDGLEIPNILYKPKTATQDQKVPVMLMIHGGPGGQTRLNYSPMIQYLVNHGYAILAVNNRGSSGYGKTFFTADDQKHGDADLKDCIASKKYLASLPWVDTTRIGIMGGSYGGYMTLAALTFAPEEFKVGVDIFGVANWLRTLKSIPPWWGSFKDALYKEMGNPATDSVALYNKSPLFHTQRIKKPLLVIQGKNDPRVLKVESDEIVAAVKKNNVPVEYIVFDDEGHGFVKKDNEIKAYEGVLTFLDKHLKK; this is encoded by the coding sequence ATGCATAAGAAAGTCATTTATCTGATCATTGGATTAGTGAGTGCAGGCATACTCTGGCAATGCACTTCTCCAAAAAGTAAAGGTGAAAACACTGATTCTGCATCACCACCCAAACAATATACCATATCACAATTTATGAATACGGTGAGGCTTTCCGGAAGTTCATTTTCTCCGGATGAGTCCAAATTATTATTTACAAGTAACCAATCCGGAATATTTAATGCCTATGAAATAGCTTTGACCGGTGGGACACCCAAAGCACAGACGGAATCTAAAACGAATTCCATATTTGCTATTTCCTATTTTCCAACAGACGAACGCATCTTGTTTTCAAGTGATAAAGGAGGAAATGAAATAACCAACATCTATAAAAAGGATATGGATGGAAAAATCACTAACCTGACTCCTGATACAACGGCAAAATCCGAATTTGTCGGTTGGAGTGCGGATAAGAAAAGTTTCTTTTATGTGACTAACAAAAGAAACCCTCAATTTTTTGATCTGTATGAAATGGATGTAACACAGTTTCAGTCAAAGCTTATCTACAAGAATGAACAAGGGTTAGATGTAGGAGCTATATCCGATGATAAAAGATATCTGGCCTTATACAAGTCAATAACTACAAGCAATACCGATATTTACATCTATGATGCACAAACGAAAAAGACATCTTTGATTACAAAACATACAGGAGATGTTGCCAATAGCCCTCAAACCTTTAGCCCCGACAATAAAAAACTATATTACACTACAGATGAGAGAAGTGAATTTGCGTACTTGAAAAGCTATGATCTGATAAGTGGAAAGGCACAGAAAGAGGCAGAAGAGCCGTGGGATATTTCGTATATGTACTTTTCAAAGAAAGGAAAATACAAGGTAATTGGTATTAACAATGATGCAAAAACACAAATTAAGATCTATACAGCAGTCGACAATCAATTGGTGAAATTACCCTCTCTGCCAGCGGGCGAAATCACAGGAGTGACTATTTCGGATTCAGAAAAGCAAATGGCATTTTATGTAAGTAGTTCCAAATCACCCAATAGCTTGTATGTTTACAACTTTGAAACGACCGAATATAAAGAATTAATCAATGCAATGAATAAAGAGATTGCAGCAACTGACTTGATAGAGGGAGAGGTAGTTCGGTTTAAATCGTATGATGGGCTGGAGATTCCCAATATTTTATATAAGCCCAAAACAGCAACGCAAGATCAGAAAGTTCCTGTAATGCTGATGATTCACGGAGGACCAGGAGGTCAGACGCGACTCAATTATTCTCCTATGATTCAATATCTAGTCAATCATGGGTATGCAATCCTGGCAGTAAATAACAGAGGAAGTTCAGGATATGGAAAAACCTTCTTCACAGCTGATGACCAAAAACATGGAGATGCTGATTTGAAAGACTGTATTGCTTCAAAGAAATATTTAGCCTCATTACCTTGGGTAGACACAACGCGAATAGGTATAATGGGAGGAAGCTATGGCGGATATATGACCCTGGCAGCTTTGACATTTGCTCCAGAAGAGTTTAAAGTCGGTGTTGATATCTTTGGCGTTGCCAATTGGTTGCGGACATTAAAAAGTATTCCACCCTGGTGGGGTTCTTTCAAAGATGCACTGTATAAGGAGATGGGGAATCCGGCTACAGATTCTGTTGCTCTTTATAACAAATCACCTCTGTTCCATACCCAAAGAATCAAAAAGCCTTTGCTTGTCATTCAAGGAAAGAACGATCCAAGAGTATTAAAAGTAGAATCAGATGAGATTGTGGCGGCTGTAAAGAAGAATAATGTTCCCGTGGAATACATCGTGTTTGATGACGAAGGCCACGGATTTGTAAAGAAAGACAACGAAATAAAAGCATATGAAGGAGTACTTACATTTCTGGATAAACATCTGAAAAAATAG